Within Scomber japonicus isolate fScoJap1 chromosome 1, fScoJap1.pri, whole genome shotgun sequence, the genomic segment cgataacccataatgcatttcgttcctacccaagctgaaatcagcaggctgaagcggattttattttagctctaactctgtaaatataccactttatccacatgtctaacctttttaggcgagaaaatagccctttagatccacaatgtgacgctaatttgtccaaataacatctgcttaaagttttgttcctgcgaattcagagccactcaagttagccgtagcgagtaacgcacttccggtcattttcataaaataaaacacccgttgccttttattattaagaaaaccataacgatagagttggtgcttttattttgaaaacaggaagcgaacataccctcgctgggagcgtacctatgttccctgatcgcggctaattcggctgctagctcggcggctaaatcagctaactggctaactgtagatgggatcatccctatgttccccggtcacatacaaagcggggaacataggacccggggaacatagggatgatcccctaatgatgtagcaatacagtcatactgcacatcaaatcaaacaggagaaactccgctacaagcacgtcatttttacacacaccaaacacaactcaaacaccaagcatattaatgatcaaatatcaaaatccgaatagcgtcagaaagtcaacccactctccacatttccattgctaccgctctgatacttcatggtacacaaacaaatagcatctcatatgaaagctaggaccctggcgagttcaacagtaccactattattgcgctaaaaactacaaaccagcagccaaagaatacaaaggtaaacaaccacttatttacagcgactaactgATATtctcttaccttcgaagttttgtaatgaaaagttgtacttgagagcaaaaaacactggttttagtgagtccaacatggctctgcttgtttacaactccgtttcacccagtgccagcctacagtagctgcaccggaacaacagacaaccctggcaacccgcacttccggccgctaattggctggtacaatgtacacagaacgtgtcagaacgtcattgtcgaacccgtcaaaaaatgtttaaatgattaattcagactaattttttttttttatggaaaagcaatactttcattctgtacccctcaaaacgccctgtgggtgtattattttaaaaaatatatagcttttaataaatattctacatattcaacctttaaagtAACCAAGAATTTGTGAAATAACTGAAGAAATCATTCAACTACTCAAAATGTGATTTCATGCATTTTCTTAATgaattcaatttaaatgactttttatatatatatatatatatatatatatatatatatatatatatatatatatatatatatatctaaagCCTATTTAATTCATTTGTAAAGATGTAATGTCATGTCACTTTTACTTTTCATAACAGTGAAGTCATTTCTCTTTTAGTCAGTCAGctacagtgagaaaaaaaatgtagaagtttaTTTATCATTGGATATTTTAGGAGTCCACAATTGATATTATTCTTTAGTAGTTGTCTTCGGTAAATCTCAGATTTTAAAATGCGATTGAGATTAAAGGTTCAAGTGTCTCTCCTGTGCTTTCAGTTTTGGTTTCACAGTTTGATTGGTTTACATTGTTCGTCTTTAAAATATCTGAGAAAAATAATTAGTTTAATTTGTGACtgaggaaacaaacacattacCACTTCacaaatcaaattcaaaatgttcAGCCCTTTTAAAGGAGATTCATGATGTATTGTAGATATATTTTGGAGGTCTTTGTCATGTGACCTCAGGTAAGGggtccatctctgtctctcagcaCCACGAACAGCGACTGATCCcaaattacacaaacacatttgaaacTGAATAGTGGCCAATTAGTCAACTTAACACCTCACCTGAACCTCCATTAGCCTTCCGGgcctttttatatttgattaacACGGTCCCTATTTATCTCATGTTTCTTGGTCTCTCCTGTCCtgaccccctcctccccttttcattcatccatttaCACTCTTACCTAATCCCTCATCACTGCCAGTACTTAATCTCACCAATGTCCTCTCATCCTGTTTCATCCTCTCTTCCAATCAATCATGTGTGCAACTCTCCCACGTCTCTCTTCTCCAGATACTCTGCCGGTAATTAGATTCAATCATGGGCCAGATTAGTCATTGATGTTAAATGGAGGCGCCATAAAAACATAGGACTGTATTcttccaatgtttttttttcttctctattaATTTATTTGGGAATATATTTGATAGAAGAAATGACTTATCCAACAGCAAATGTATTTTGTCCCATCAAAGTCAAAAGCAACTGTAACTGTAGATTTGCTATTTACTGAGTACTACAGTTTTGATGGTGAAAAACCATGAAAGGGAAAAGTTCAGCTTCCTTTAGGGAccaaatgttctttttatatGTCTCACAGATCTTTTAAAGGCCTTATGTAGTTTTCAGAGCACAGTGTCGTCTTGCCAACTAAAACACTTTAGATCAATGACCTGACCCCCTGCAGACAAACTGACTGGCAGCCAAGTAAACTACTAAGGATTATGTTGAAATCCCCTACTTAaaggatttaaaacatttctcacTTGAGTGACCCCCAGTGGCAAAATGAAAGAAGACACGGGCTGAAAGCAGttaaatacaacacaaaatgtatacaaaaatatgctttaataataaaataaatgcacatcTGAGATATAAATCAGAATGGATACAGCATGGGTTTTCCATTtcaattgaaacattttctgttttcttcaatattttacaaaaaaaaaaaaaaaaggatcattttcaacagagacCTGGGTTCACTTCCTGAGTCCATTTGGTTCGGTTTACTCTGTTGCAGAAAAACTCAAACAACACAGAATGATGATTGTGGAGAGTTTGTTTTCACGTTCAGCTGCTGAAAGTGGAACATTTCTCTGATCTCACTGAAAATCCAGTTTTTAAAAGGTGGTGGACATTCAAGCAGGATTCATGACATCAAAACTAGTTTGGAAGTCATTTCtggtgtgatgtggaaacactgagaatggactttacagtgaaggacACATGTTGAGTCCAGCTGGAAAAGCCTTTAAATTAAGAATATCTGCTTATTCATATAGTAGGTGTGGATGTATTTTTAGTGATTTTACATACATCTTGAAATATGTCTTGAGAGGATATTTAAGGTTAATGAACGATGGCTTACATTGTTAAAATTGATATTTGGGTGGAAAAACAATTTGTATCATGTAATATTTCACTCATGCAGTATGTTTATGCTAGCCAAACATTTTCTCATaatgttaaaagaaaacattattcAGCTAGCTTTGTGTTTCtaactaaatatgttttttggttttgttttttttgccatttagtCGTCTTTAGTGTGTTAATGTAATTTTTATAAGACAGGATCGCTCAGTCTAGAGTTTGGTGACACTAACTAATTCAAAACTACACTAATCAATATGGATAAAATGACAACGTGAAATGTTGAAGTTAAACGTTTTAGCTCATTGTTATGATTTTATACGTGATTATTGGCAGCGCTACGCTACCTGCTCAGAATAATTAAGAGTTCATCTAATGTAGAAAGTGgaacagtatttttttaagcGGTGGTGGAGACAAAAACTGAGCTAAAAACCCTCTTTTTTAAAACCCTCatacactgttcatattcagaccaTTTACAGGATCTCggcataattagtctctacccaacaaatcattcatgaatacctcgtcatcagtcacagacaaacaagattaatccttaatgaatctctcagagagaagagagagtttattcttcAGATTTAAcactaaaaatgtataaatgtgaagaatgtaaCTGTATAATaactgaaatatttccatttttgtttattctggGTGACATTAGAAGAGGTAATCAACTGTCAGGTCAAACTATTTAGCATGTTTTAatgctcttaaatgtaaaactgaGTCTAATTTGAACCTGaaaagtatgtaagggttaaaaaaaaatcaattggcGACAAATATGACTCCAAATTAGTGTTGTGCTTTTTCTTCTGGGACGATTTCACCATAACAACTTAATAAAGTGATAATATGTAAATGTTGTTTCAGCTTGTACAACTGCATATGAGTAGCCTTAACAATTAAATGAATACTGCTTTAACAATGGAAAGTCTAAAGTGTTGGACCACCACCAGAACTATTAACTGTGTTGATAAATTATCACAAAATCCTGtaatgttacttttttcagACCTCTGCAGAGTAAATTATTCCCTcagtatatttgtatattgttATTAGTGTACTGGCATGGCTGTAAAGTATGTTAAAATCAGttatatttaaacacacaataataaataacttaATTGTAATATCCAATTTAACTACATAGATAAAGACTGATTTGATTTGTGCTGATTATGTGAAGTTGAGTATTTACTTTTGGGTATAACATCCTCTATAATCATCCTTCCtaaacacaattttaaatgcaataaatacatagaataataatgaatgtagaaaatatacaataaatggCTGCACTTGATTTAACATCAAACTTCCTGTGACAGTATTGGGTGTCTTCAAATGGAGACAAATCACCTCAATCAATCAAGAGACTTGGACCTTCGGAGCAGCAGTCAAAATCACAGCAGAACTGCAGCTGTGACAAAAGTTTGCTGCACTCCAGCTTCAAATAACAGGAAGCTCAACGTGGAGACACagacaaaaacctttcaaaCCAAAGGTATGAAGACAGCACTTCACTGTCAGTCTCAAACAAAAGCACGTGGGCAGTGAACCCACTAAAGTAGACATCATGGTGATTTCCCACAGTTCTGGATGACCCAACCGCTGGCGTTCACGTCAAGCTTGAGCAGGTTCATGACCCATTCATCCTTCTGAGCTCCCTCCATGAACTCGGACAAAGTTATCTGACCTGtggggcaaaaaaaacaaaatcatgatGACTTTAcgtatgaaaagaaaagaaatttcAACAGTAAAATGATCTTGTAGGGATGTGCAGAGACTATTTGCATCTTTATTTGTTGAGGCAGCATAATTATCTGTATTTGCATTTCAATAAAAGTGGAAATAGATGTAATGGttcttgtttagtttttattacaCTTCTTATTTTGGGATATTAATTTGTTAAAATAAGTGTTCATCATTGAAATGTTATGTGAAGGAGGCGCCCACACCAGGTCTTGACCTCAAGTCTTCCAAGCCACGAATGACTGTGCTCAAACTCAGCTCCACTACAAATAGAGGCTTTCAGCTATTTATACATCGTGTTATACATCCACGactcagaggagagagagggaggcagtgATGTAACCAACCTACATGCAACAAATCATTTCtcaaatattttatgaaacCCAACCCAATAATCTTGACTTGACCAGAACTTAAAGGACAATGTGCATATTGCATGTTAGTCCACATTGATTACTTTATCTCTGTAGTTGTCAtctaaggctgcaactaacactcattttcattattgattaatctgtcaatgatttgcttgattaatcaattagttgtttggtccaaaaagtatcagaaaatggtgaaaaatccaaataacccaaagatattcaatatACTGTCAAGAAGTTAGAATCAAGTAATGACTAAAAATAGtgactaatcaattaaataGTTGACAACAAATTCATTAATCgactaatagttgcagctctaattgtCGTACCATAGATATAGATGTATGTTCCACCACAGGATTTAAAATACCAGCATGCTATCACATCACGGACTGGCTATGTTGGTGGCCTGGCCGAGATATCTCATATCAGATTTGCATACATTGACCTAATATGATTATAAAGCACTAAAGTCCAAGTCAGTGACAAAAAGGTCAAGGTGCCATTCAGTAAGTGTTTGGTGGATGTAGTAAAAAGTCTGAAAGGAAGACTATACATTTTGCACTAAAACTACATTTCCACACCATAATTTAAACTCTGTACTCATAGCAATAAACTATCAAGTTCAATTTTCAATCAAGTAAAGCTGGTTTAGAAAGGGTGACACCCGAAAAAAAGCTGGTTAAGGTAAATGGACGGTTTATGTCCTGATTGATGCTGAAAACCTAAAACTTCAACATCACAGTTGGAAATATTATTGCTAAGAACCTGACAGTCAAAACAGCAGATGTACAAATCATTAATGATCAGGTCTTTGTTTCTACTTCAGTGTAGATGTGTTTTGCCAGGCTTTCCTTTCTTGCTCTTTACTTATATTTGTTCAACATAAATTGGAAATATTTTCTTATAATAACCATTGAAGGATAAGTTCAAACTGTGTCCCTGTTGGCCACTGTAATAATTACTCCTCTCCACATTGGCCATGAAGCAATTTGTGATTTGATTGTGGCTTCTGATCATACCCAATTGGTTTGATAAATAAGGacagtggattttgtcctccatctcctccaaaTGACTTGCCTTATAGGAAGGGACTTATTTATAACCAGTATAGACAAGAGGAGTTATTGCAGTGCCAAGAACTATCTTAATGTAAATGTGGGGGTGTAAGGACTGTATAAACTTGGAAAAAAGTGACATAATCCTTTAAAACACAACCTTATTGTGCTGCAAAACATACCAATGTAAAATGTAACGCAatgtaaaacactgaaactgtCATCAATTGAGACAAAACTGCATTTCAGTACAATCACAACATTGTAAAGCACATATTATAATTTCATCGTGTTTGTACTCACCGTCGTGATTCTGATCGACCAGCTCGAAGATTCGGTCACAGATTTCGGACGGCGTCAAAGTGATATCATTCGTCTGGTACTTGATTTTGTAAATAATCTGTGTGAGATACGTGAAATGTGTCAGCGTCTGATAGAGTTGATAACAATAATCATCAAGTGTTCAATGTTAAATGAAATGACTGAGACTCTGGAGACAAATAAGCAGACTATAGAAAAACAAATCCAACTTGTATATCTTTGATGGATCCCAAATATGTCCCATAAATGAATAATACTAAGATATACTAAAACATATAATTCTATAGCCAAAGTAACTGAATGAGGAATGTAATATTTTGCCCTGGCATGCACCTGTTACCTAATTCCTGTCCAGTAAATCCAGATCATGGGGTCTTACTTTACATTTCTATATTTAGAGGCTTACTGGAAAGTACAGCAAAGATGTTCGCTTTAAGAATAGCCTTAACTGAAGCTACTGACTCCTCATGTAATACACTGTGAACTTACATGCTGCCCTAAGCCTAGTCACTGGGGCAGTACTATAATCTGTCTTAAAAAGGATTTGCGTTATGAAACatgctcattttttaaaaagtacacaCCTCACCTCAAAATAACCCAGTTAAAACCACACAGCATTCACACATAACATAtacattgcacacacacaaaaaaatcaatttacagACATTTTCTTAACAGGAAAGTTGATGTCTGAACAGATCTTTCTTACCCTGATGAGCCGTTTCACTTCATGTCTGTCCAACTTGCCGTTTCCATCCTTGTCGTACATCTTGAAAGACCATTTGAGTCTATCTTCAAGATTTCCTCGTAAGAGCAAGTGAAGTGCTGCTACATACTCCAGGAAATCCAGTGTGTTATCCTGTAAACACATGCAGAAATTAGTACAATCAGAGCAAAAAAATCAACTTCTATTACAttattttggtcttttttctttttttgttttaccttATTTGTATCAAAGGAGCGGAATATCGTCTCGATGTAGAGAGACTCCTCCGAAGAGTTGCATGGTACCCCGAATATCCTCTTGAATTCATGTAAGTGCAGGGCACCACTGGGACATtccttcatgaaaataaggcaCAGATCCTGAATTTGCGCCAAATCCATCTCCTCACTGTGGCTTTCTTCTTGCCCCATTGCTTCTGATCGTCtgtataaaacagaagaaagtcCTGACGATGGTCCTGATGGTGGTTTGTTGCAGGCTTCTGACAGTCTGCAGGTCACTAAGCAATCTGCTCAAACACTCCCATCAGACTAAAGAGCTTTGCACTTTCTACAGCAGAGGCACTCTCTCAGCAGGTGGAGGGATGGGCCAAATCTCATTATATCGTTAATCACTTGATCTTTCACAGATGAGGTGTTGTGAAACGGGATCTGAAGACCTGGCAATGCTGTTTTAGTAAGCGCCAAAAATAGTGAGAACTGTTATAGCCTATATCTTCAGTTGCAGCAGATTCAGAGAAGTCAATTAAACCTGTTGCCTTTGATGGCCCCATTATTTAACCttaacatactgttcatattcaagCATTTCACAGTATCCTCCcatcataattagtctctatacataATAATTTTGTGCATGATCTGCACTAAAACATGTTTAGaaagttgtaaaatatttccatttttgtatattcagggtcacattaagataaatcatcaaatttctagataaaaagaaaagttttaatgtttttcttttcttttcatgtacaaaaaatgggtcaaattagaccctgaatagtatgtaagggttaaatacatAACTTACACTGCTGTCGAGACCCAAACCTACAAAAGTCACAAGTCtcaaaaaatattgtaatatgtttatattttttaattaagtgTACATTTAAaggtttgtgttttctctcGTTATTTGATCATCTGACTGGTGATGAAGGAGAAGacatttaaagtattttctAAAAGCTTATTGGAgttaaagataaaatataaagCAATATATTTCCGTTTACTCTCTATTGTAATTATTTAATCAACAGCAAAAGTTCTATGTAttctgtttgggtttttttttcaggccTCCATACACTGCAACCTTGATCTGAATGGATATAGGCCTAGCCTATGTTAAGAAAGACATGATTtgacaaataaacaatataCTATGTGAAAGTATGTATGTTGACATCTACCAAACAaacttttgtttctcttttatatatttttcatgcACTCATAAGAGGCGCCAGTTATTGTTTCTTGCTGGGGTTTGTTAGGGTCTTGTTTGGGGATGTGTGATTTGTTTTAAGTGCACAAATTAACAAAGCAAGGTACAAATCACGTAGTATGTAAGAGTCAATTTCAAGTATCATATGCAAACTGCTAACGCCAACACAAACTAACGATAatgattcatttcttttcttagGTTAAACAATACTTTTAGATTAGAAAAAACCGTCGCAGTAACAAGAGATGCTGTTGGACTGGATCAAGTGGAGCAGGGCCGACCCGTGGAATAAACGGTCTATGCTGTTGTTTAGGGCCACAGCCACTAGGTGGAGCCACacgatcagtgggacttaataTTTTG encodes:
- the LOC128355113 gene encoding guanylyl cyclase-activating protein 2-like, with product MGQEESHSEEMDLAQIQDLCLIFMKECPSGALHLHEFKRIFGVPCNSSEESLYIETIFRSFDTNKDNTLDFLEYVAALHLLLRGNLEDRLKWSFKMYDKDGNGKLDRHEVKRLIRIIYKIKYQTNDITLTPSEICDRIFELVDQNHDGQITLSEFMEGAQKDEWVMNLLKLDVNASGWVIQNCGKSP